Below is a genomic region from Salmo trutta chromosome 19, fSalTru1.1, whole genome shotgun sequence.
GCCGTTGTTTATGCCTATAATTTACTTTCACTTGCCCACTGTGCAATGTACGATTAGCCTACAGGTTAGGGTACTCAATCTAATGTGCCGCTATAAGTTTATAATGGGCTGCAAAATAGCGGTGTTGTAGCAAATTTGGAGAGCAGTTTGACATGGAGAGCAGGATGCCAAGATAATTCATTTTATTGGGTGTGCTCACGCAGCCTACTAGCCTATAGTCGTTAGAAGGATAGTTGCAATAAGACTGAAATACTACTGTTGATAAAACACCATGGATAAGGTCGTTAATAGTTGCCATTATGCACAGATTTTTTCGCCTAGGCTACGCAGCAGAACGTTGTATGGCGAATTCGGAGGCAGACTGAAAGGGACTTAACCCCAGTTCTTTTCGCATTCAGTGACAGTGaccaaaacaatttttgtttgtGCTCTTAACCCACCATCGCCGTTAGAAGAGTTTATGCCTTTAGTCTGACATTAACAGGGTTAAACTTGGTGTATGCGTGCGTGTACATGCCAGTTATTGGATCATTAGATTGATAAGCGTGAGTGGACAGTGATGCCTGTTTGAACGAGTGTATTAGATAATTAGATTGATGTCCATTAGTTTTATATTGCCCTActttcagcctggtctcatacacTAGACGTaatatagtaaatgtaaatcagaAATACTGAAattagtataatatgttacgttttgtatggttacataagacagatggttatttCATGcaaaacaaaagtagggtggttggtcaggtGTACCAAAAGTTtgcgagttcgaatctcatcatggacaacttcagCATTTTTTGCTAactagcaacttttcaactactttttatttatttcacctttatttaaccaggtaggcaagttgagaacaagttctcatttacaattgcgacctggccaagataaagcaaagcagttcgacacatagaacaacacagagttacaataAGTCTATATAGAATGTGagaaaatgaggtgagataagggaggtaaaggcaaaaaaggccatggtggcaaagtaaatacaatatagcaagtaaaacactggaatggtagatttgtagtccagccaacaagagcgtacaggtctcagtggtgggtagtatatggggctttggtgataaaacggatggcactgtgatagactgcacccagtttattgagtagggtattggaggctattttgtaaatgacatcgccgaagtcgaggatcggtaggatagtcagttttacaagggtatgtttggcagcatgagtgaaggatgctttgttgcgaaataggaagcaaattctagatttaactttggattggagatgtttgatgtgagtctggaaggagagcttacagtctaaccagacacctaggtatttgtagttgtccacatattctaagtcagaaccgtccagagtagtgatgctggacgggcgggcaggtgcgggcagcgatcggttgaagagcatgcatttagttttacttgtacttaagagcagttggaggccacggaaggagagttgtatggcattgaagcttgtctggagggttgttaagtaaccttctgtcttatgtaaccataccaaacgtaacatattatATACATTGGATTGTCGTGGATTTacctttactatgttacgtctagtctgagaccaggctgttCGTTTTTTCCTTAAATAACATTTTGTCTCATGTAACCATACCATATGTAACATACTAAATTGGTTGTTCCGGATTTAAATGTActgtgttacgtctagtctatgagaccaagcTGCAACCGCAGTAGGCAAACAGAAACCAACCCTCATTCTGCTGCTCACAGAATAATTGTGTTCAAGCCGACGTCGTCGTCACTCACTTCGAAGCCAAGGAATGTTGCTCTGGTCGCTGCATTGGGACAGAGGTGTTTTCAGTTTCCCGTTAACTCCAGAACGCGGACCGCTTTGCCTATAGTAACTGAGCGAGTTTGACatattggatatttttttttcGATAAACGAGAGCTGTACCGACGGTGGGCACTTTATTGAAGTCTTGTTGCTCTGCTCTTTATCAATTACATTGAACTTTGAAATCCACCTCTCACCTACACGTTTGGGATCACGTTGAGGAATTGAAACGTAAGATTTTTGAAAACTTTCCCTTGCGTTacaagaatagaatagaatgctCGACACAATGTATGTTTGCTTCGAAATTAAGTGCCTATGGTGCCGAGATGAAAGGAATTAGGAAATATCTATGAACACACGGACATCTATGCCTGAGCGGTAATTATGTTTATATTTAGAAACTTTTGTTATGGAAATAAACACTGCAGACTTGTCAGGCCATTACATTCTAAAAATAGCCTTGATTGCCTTGGGTTATTATTAGTAGGCTATGGCTTAGCACGTCTGCATTTTAAAGCTTATATGCAGTATTGTAATTATGTAGGAAGCTATTATAATTATTACCTATGTCAATAATTACAAGTATGTATTGTTAAAATGAATCACCCGTTGAAATTAAGGGCACATTAACAAAGTCAAGAGTTGCCACTTGCATTATTTAATAGCACTGTAAGTCTTAGCCCAAATTGTAAAGATGTTTTGCAATTGTGAGGTTCATAGTTTATGATCCCTTAATCTGATGTTATTTCCCATGGGGTACTAACCTTCATGTATCCAGTGACAGTATAGTTGTTTTTCCTGTCTGTACCTCAaatccaactctctctctcggtctctctctccctcactcggtctctctttctctccctctcactcggtctgtctttctctccccctcactcggTCTCTCTCTTGTCTTGCTCCCTcggtctttctctatctctccctgtctttctctctctctccatcggtctttctctctctccctctctctctcaccagggGTCATCGTACAGAGAAGAGGCTGGATGAGGAACACTGCTGGTGCTAGCCTGGACATTATTCATCAACAACAGAGCTGCTGATAAAAGCAAACAACTTCTgtgggataaaaataaaaaaaacatttttttgggtcATCGTTGTTGCTGGTCACTGAGATACTGAGATATGGGTTCTAGCCTGACATGTGCGGGCGTGGTGTGGGCTCTGCTCTCCTTCCTGTGTGCGGCGGCCTCCTGTGTGGGTTTCTTTATGCCATACTGGCTCCTAGGGTCCCAGATGGGTAAACCGGTCTCCTTTGGGACCTTCCGGCGGTGCTCGTACCCGGTGCGTGATGAGGTTCACCAGGCCACGGTGATGCTGGAGCAGTGCGGGCGTTACGCCTCGTTTCAGGGTATCCCCAGTCTGGAGTGGAGGATCTGTACGGTGGTGACAGGGGTGGGCTGTGGCCTGCTGCTCCTGGTGTCCCTCACGGCCCTGATGGGCTGCTGTGTGTCTGACCTCATCTCCAGGACCATTGGACGGGTGGCCGGAGGCATCCAGTTTGTAGGGGGTAAGTTAAAATCATTGCGCTGTTTGGTTTTTAAGTGATTTGAAGATTGGATGGGTGGAaggatggattgatggatggatagatacaATAATGAGTAGACTGACTCCTCCACCAATGGGTGTAGAATGTTATCTTTGAATGATTTAATAGAATGAAGCTGGGCTGAACAGCGACTCCACAACGTTATTCTTGGTTTCACTGTTTGTCTTATTTTTCGGACCTTGGGGgtctgaggagagagaaatgaggtggtgatggtggggactTCCTGATCCAGATGCAACACACTCAACATGTGTTGTGTGTCCTCTAAAGAAAAATGCCTCTTATAGAGGAAAGGCCTCAGCATTAAATCAGAGCATACTGCTTCTCTTCCCCCTCATgcactcatccccctctcctccatctgtaTAAAGACTTTGACCGCTATTTTCATTCAGCCAGTGTGGGGGACTGGGGTTGATTAAGTGTGACCTCTTCATGCTTGCGTATCAGGGCCTCGGatcctcgctctgtctctctcaaatTCGGTATGCTTTAATGGCATGAATGACGAGGGCAATGTTGCCAAAGCGATACACATAAAAAGTATGAAAACAACATGGACAAGAATGAGAATATTAGCTATAATACTAAATATACAGGCATCTGCCAAATAATGGAAACCCCTACatgaagtgtcttaatagggtgttgggccgccacaagccagaacagcaatgtgccttggcatagattttacaagtgtctggaactccaTTGGAGGTATTGTTAGCAATTTATGTTATTCTTTAATAACACAGACCACAAggcaaatcagggggaggaaaataggtGTATTCAAAAAGGACAAATCATGCTTGGAAGTAGATGGTCatgctcccctgtcctcagtgatgctcttagtgattctctccagtggttctctccagtgattctctccccAGAACAAAGGGACAACATGtagttttataacccagccctagcctgtggttgaccaataagaattccttgcaataaaactagccaatggtcaaataacaagtatcctatttcagaagacatattcctccCATGTTTCTGAACCATTGCTCATTAAtcccctattacagaaaaaacactttCCATTGATCGTTATTACTCTTGACTTCTCGTCCTTTTGACCTTTCGTCCTTTTGACCTCTAGTCCTCtgtctctgcgttgtgtatttatcttcaacatattcttacagTATGTTacaccattcttccaccagaaattccatcatttggtgtttttttttatggtggtggaaaatgctgtccagaatctcccataagtgttcagttgggttgagacagagaggaagaggccaaGTGAGAGGTTTTACTCCACCCTAAATTTGTCCACAAAAATAAGCCCATGAAGTGAggaatttttgtatggaggtcaatgaggaagtgttgaatttggtcaacaaaaaaatgtaattgccaaTTTGCTACATAaagcttatttgatcgaatagacaTTTTGTAATGGTTAAGTTATAAAAGCACTGATATATTACTGGATGCACGTGGTGTTTCGGCGACGTTAAATACAACTTATCTGGGAGTTATGCCTTCTGTCATAGAGATAGAGGAATCATCATGGATTTAACCAGTGGCaatttttagcatgtaaatcttggggggcaaaaaaaaaatattgtgggatgcatgccagcaaagccactacacaatacattaattgcactataatggcgacaaacggtgcccataaactgttagggcctacataaagctgtcccaacagcagagtaccaacagcagtcccaacggCAGcaaccactgctacacctggctatcagcggagccttgtctggcagcaaaataGTTCATtcagcctttaaaaaaaacatagctgatatggctgacttgcttacacaaatatggtttctactgacaatcgCGGTGTACAAaatatggcataaggggacaacaagcggataagagacattgagcgagctaagacggacgtagtcaatataaatttgttcagcacttttgaaatgtacaccaacagaattcagaacatgggctgttcttagtCTTCtacctgtacaccaagtcagaactgtaggataaataaagggggcatataaacagacaatgaaagctcttacaatgttcgatgattacatttctcaaaaacagtctataggctacatgtacaccaccaagtcagaacagtaggtgaaattaagaggtgaaaatagaccaaattattagggtgaggcacatgggctactaacagcttactacacaacatacacttattattactttcttagctacagtatacatatctccctggcatattacataatttatgcagcatcatacaagacatttttggactcaccttgttgtgctgtgctcacttgaaggtggcgcggcggtccttcgtgggcaaactttgtcatcaaagtctggcattctgtGAAggtatggtgctttcaagacaactgggaactcgggggggggggggggggggggggtgtagaatcatgatgatgtcagtgatcttcaggtcgtagatCTAGAAAGGAGCCCGAGTTCCGAATTTACAATTCTCAGTTGAATGAAAGTTTTCCCAAGtgcccagttgtcttgaactcactgatgtcagattttgcagttctgagttaagttgttgttttgagcgcggcacaaatcatgcttcattgacagcatggccaatgttcaATGTGGAAAAAAaatttaaactaggaaaagagaccctttaATCTTAGACTTGTGACCACACTGCTAATCCActaaatagcaggctagtgattgctttgcaagccactgattccttccaaaccactcattgttgaattcgcgatttccaacttgttgtttatggccgatgagcaccgatgcgttttatctatcatttcttcattatttctcttcatatgacaaggattaaaaaggatttgccaggagattgtcgacttgattcatgatgatcaATATCTCAGCAAGCAGTTAAGTATGATATTGACATGATCAGTACAATCAAAGCCactagatataacgtgatttgacataattttatctgtggccaatgaccttgtgccttcttggatgggcacttctaatgtagctctacccttagacttggcggtgatgtactgtccccatgagtgacagaacactgagccaatcatgtcgcaacgctctgtattttctgctggcttgcatcaccaccaccaccacagaaagcactgagatagctgccttactcaagaaaacaaaaaaagagaccatgtttgtatgtggctttattaactcaatgatatatatattttgttctacattgtttacaaactaatatgtgacacgtattaatgccaaaataacatgcaaaaccgggaaagcccccccccccaatgaaatgtggcccacctgccctgaatgacgggtcgccactggatATAATCGGTTTACCATgcacattgccattgagggcttccaccattttttaaagttgtcaactgggtggggattcctatgagttggtagcaatcagccaatgaagaagaaaatggactaagcctcaatggtgctgcccatgctgtcacagacaccattgtGGCACAGATACAAACATGGCCTGTTGTTCACACACGTATCTGTCctttcattggctagaatggtcccacctgatctctcctcctcttgcctgccttCTATCTTTGAGGACAtctatttccattgttagagctgtcttgtcaatataatagacaatctttggttgagatctggtgactgagatggccatggcatatggtttacatcgttgtCATGCTCATCAAACAATTTGTGAcaactcgtgccctgtggatggggcattgtcatcccatggaggcatagccatggtacagtgggggaaaaaagtatttgatcccctgctgattttgtacgtttgcccactgacaaagaaaggatcagtctataattttaatggtaggtttatttgaacagtgacagacagaataacaacaaaaaaatccagaaaaacgcatgttaaaaatgttataaattgatttgcattttaatgagggaaataagtatttgaccccctctcaatcagaaagatttctggctcccaggtgtctttttatacaagtaacgagctgagattaggagcacactcttaaagggagtgctcctaaccgcagcttgttacctgtaaaaaagacacctgtccactgaagcaatcaatcagattccaaactctccaccatggccaagaccaaagagctctccaaggatgtcagggacaagattgtagacctacacaaggctggaatgggcgacaagaccatcgccaagcagcttggtgagaagttgacaacatttggtgcgattatttgcaaatggaagaaacacaaaagaactgtcaatatccctcggcctggggctccatgcaagatctcacctcgtggagttgcaatgatcatgagaacggtaaggaatcagcccagaactacacgggaggatcttgtcaatgatctcaaggcagctgggaccatagtcaccaagaaaacaattggtaacacactacgccgtgaaggactgaaatcctgcagcgcccgcaaggtccccctgctcaagaatacatatacatgcccgtctgaagtttgccaatgaacatctgaatgattcagaggacaactgggtgaaagtgttgtggtcagatgagaccaaaatggagctctttggcatcaactcaacacgccgtgtttgaaggaggaggaatgctgcctatgaccccaagaacaccatctccaccgtcaaacatggaggtggaaacattatgctttgggggttcgattcccacggggggccagtacaaaaaaataaataaaaaaaaggcaTGAAATGGTATGacgtatgtattcactactgtaagtcgctctggataagagcgtctgctaaatgactgaaatgtaaatgtaaaatgttttgcagaggggtcaaatacttatttccctcattaagggccttggtcacctccctgaccaaggcccttctcccctgatgaTTGCTGAGTTTGTCTGggcagttccaaacttcttccatttagacgtttggtagcctagtggttagagcgttgggacagtaaccaaatggttgctagattgaatccccgagctgacaaggtaaaaatatgttgttctgcccctgaagaaggcagttaacccactgttcctaggccgtcattgaaaataaaaatgtgttcttaactcaattgcctagttaaattaaaaaagaatgatggaggccactgtgttcttgtggaccttcaatgctgcagaaatgttttggtacccttccccagatctgtgcctcaaacacaatcctgtcttggagcaaTCCCTTTGACCtaatggcttgttttttgctctgacatgcactgtcaactgtgggaccttatatggacaggtgtgtgcctttccaaatcatgtccaatcaattgaatttaccacaggtggactccaatcaagttgtaaaaacatcttaaggatgatcaatggagacaggatgcacctcagctcaaattcgagtctcatagcatatttgtgtaaatacgttttttttgtttaaaaatgttaatacattagcaaaaatttctaaataacgttttttgttttgtcgttatgggctattgagtgtagattgatgagagaaaaaatgtACCTAATCAATTTTtgaaggctgtaatgtaacaaaatatggaaaaagtcaaggggtctgaatacttaccgggTTTCTAGGATGATTGCGGCACGGTAGTGGGTTGAGCTAAAGGAGCGAGCAAGCTAATAATTCTACCCTAGgtctgggcgatatggccaaaataacatatcacaatatttttcacattttggcCAGTATGCTGGTATTTTATGTTTTCGAATAACATAAGTTAAACATTATGAGGTGTGcatgaccctagggtggcaagacatacagtaccagtcaaaagtttgaacacacctacccattccagggtttttctttagtttgacTATTTTTTTTctacatgtagaataatagtgaagacatcaaaactatgaaataacacatggaatcatgtagtaaccaaaaaagtgtatatTTGATGAGATtttagccactctttgccttgatgacagcattgcacactctgtTTACTGCCACGTTgagctgcacgatatgggcaaaaaatGTTGGCCTTGTTGTTTACCAAATATTGtaattgcgatttgacttgcgatttagatcaacacttttgggtgaactgttggaatcaagGAAATAGAATGATTTTTGTCATTCTTAATCAATTCAATgtttattggtcgtgtacacagttttgcagatgttatcacaggtgcagcaaattgcttatgtttctagctccaacaatgcaacATTCTATAGTTCAAATGTAATAgagggcactttgaatacagtgttgtttgacatgaaaCAGCCAAGAGGCTGGGAATTAGAATACTAGCTAATAGGATCTCATTTGAGGcattattgtgacagggtaggaacaaaagtgttggtcagtgtttccaggGGAGTAGGACcatataatctttggctacaatAAATGTTTCCTCTttcttcatgtagctaacatattcatgcttcacctattcctctctgatttagaagataccattgcacaaacaacatgctggcCTACACCAGCACTTGTGTGAGGCTGTattgactcagtacatttattagctagctagctaaattaataGCAATTAACATAAGCAGCTAACACAATTTATTTTAGCAACTTGATAAGAatagacaaactagctgtttgcagacagtaagatacacaaaCTAATAGTATAATTATGGAACACTTGAGGATTTATATTAGGAAGCAAAGTGGAAAGCtgcattgttgtcatcaacataTTGTTGCATCTGCTGTAATCATGCAGACTAAAGAGTGAACGGTCAGCAAATGATCTCGTGGTCGAGCAACAACAACTGCGCTCATTGAGTGACAGTGGGTGGGGCttgatgagagaaggagagagccgATGCAAGTAGCACAGTAAACTATAAAAACGGAGTGGTGTATCACTTTAATAGGGCtatatgttctgttctgttttgcATGCTTGAAATCCTAGTATGAAGGATGAGGTTCAGATGGAGCCTTGCATAGGTAATATTTCACTGTTTCAGACGATTTACGAGTTATCCAGAAACCAACAGCAAAAGCTAAACCAAAGCTGTGAAATTGATCCTATTCGCTTAAGAAGCTATATCATATATTATTGTATGGTAAAGCACAAAATATGTGCTCTTGGAAGTATTTCTCTTCTTGGAAGTGAGAGAGAAGGAACAAAAAAGTCATATTCTGTCTGTTTATTTTCATGCTTCTCACCGTCTGTCTGTTCGGTCACTCTGTCTATCAGTTCTTCTATCAATCTACTGCATCATACATATCCACAGGTGCCAGGTGGTACTTGTCTGCTCATCTCCCACCAAATCCCTCTtgtttctctttccttctccctgGTCTCAACTCGGTTTTTTGAAGTAtaacactgttctctctgcaatcAATCTCCCATTCATTTCCCACAAAGGGCCCCATACCTCCAGTCTCCCTTATGTATGGCCCGGCAGTTCATcaaaagagggagagataggtagtggaggggagtagagaggggaggaaagagacagaaggacagagagagggaggtagagagagaaagaaatggagagagagagcatgaaggAATAGCAGTAGAGTAAATCAGTGACCTGAAGACAGCATGGACTGGGTTGGCTCAAAGTTTGGTTCCACAAATAGAGACTGAACGTGCTGCTGTGGAAATTATACCCTTCTCAACTGGAGACTCACTCATGTAAATATGTCAATTATCCTCCAAGAGAGGTCATCCTGTCAAAACAAAGGGAGATTTGAAGGAAAACACATTCATTAATTGCTAAAACAACAAACAAGTTTCTTTCCCAGAAACCAGATCTGTGGCTTGTTTTGTCCAAACTGATCAGGCAAAagccacatatatatatatatatatacatatacatacatacatacatgcatgcatacacacacacacacacacacacacacacacacacacacacacacacacacacactaccgttcaaaagtttggggtcacttagaaatgtccttgtttttgaaagaaaggcaaaaaaaattaacattaaaataacatcaaattgatcagaaatacagtgtagacataaaTAACGTAAATAACGATTGtacctggaaacggcagatttttttatggaatatctaaataggcgtacagaggcccacaccagtctcaacgtcaacagtgaagaggcgactccgggatgctggccttctaggcagagttgcaaagaaaaagccatatctcagactggccaataaaaataaaagattaagatgggcaaaagaacacagacactggacagaggaactctgcctagaaggccagcatcccggagtcgcctcttcactgttgacgttgagacttgtgttttgcgggtataatttaatgaagttgccagttgaggacttgtgaggcatctgtttctagACACTAttgtacttatcctcttgctcaattgtgcaccggggcctcccactcctctttctagtctggttagaaccagtttgcactgttctgtgaagggagtagtacacagcgttgtcagagatcttcagtttcttggaaatgtctcacatggaatagccttcatttctcaaaacaagaatagactgacgagtttcagaagaaagttatttgttttctgaccattttgagcctgtaatcgatccCGCctatgctgacgctccagatactcaaccagtctaaagaaggacagtttttaattttttttatttaatcagaacaacagttttcagctgtgctaacataattgcaaaagggttttctaatgatcaatgtggaaaaagtaaagggatctgaatactttccgtatgcGTGTGTGTCATGGTGTCACTgtccattccattcttgtgggtttTGGAGAGCGTGTCAGGGGCCTCTGAGTCTGCCTACGGAATGTTTGGAATGCCTTGGAATTCACATAGAATGTCAGAGTGCAGGACTTTCTAAACCCTCCCCGCCACCCCCCACCGTCTCACCACTCCAGAATATAAAGCCGCCTACAGCTGCCACTTTCCATGGCCACATAATAGGTTATGCTGCCTTGCTATGTGGCTGTGAGGGCAGGCCATGCTCCAGTGCTTAGGGTGGGCTTCTGTATACTGTTTTGGTTGGCTGCTGCCTGCAACTGCTCTCATTTTCACTATCAGACATTAGATCTTCTCAATTCATTTATGTGTGCAGCGAAAGCTGATATCTATGGGTACACTCACAATACCGCATCCGCAAATGATTTAGCTTTGCAGTTTTTAGCAATCAGTTGGCAAGAAGAAACGGATCTGTTGTGCTGATAAGATCTTCCATTATAGGTTTTT
It encodes:
- the LOC115154942 gene encoding LHFPL tetraspan subfamily member 6 protein isoform X2 — protein: MGSSLTCAGVVWALLSFLCAAASCVGFFMPYWLLGSQMGKPVSFGTFRRCSYPVRDEVHQATVMLEQCGRYASFQGIPSLEWRICTVVTGVGCGLLLLVSLTALMGCCVSDLISRTIGRVAGGIQFVGGTTSLLSRVRATLPSMNSGYLKFTARVCSWRQLCI
- the LOC115154942 gene encoding LHFPL tetraspan subfamily member 6 protein isoform X1, with the protein product MGSSLTCAGVVWALLSFLCAAASCVGFFMPYWLLGSQMGKPVSFGTFRRCSYPVRDEVHQATVMLEQCGRYASFQGIPSLEWRICTVVTGVGCGLLLLVSLTALMGCCVSDLISRTIGRVAGGIQFVGALLIGSGCALYPLGWDSEEVRQTCSNRSNQFVLGSCEIGWAFYCTGAGAAAAMMLCTWMACFAGKRQKQYPY